A window of the Sphaerobacter thermophilus DSM 20745 genome harbors these coding sequences:
- a CDS encoding FixH family protein: MINRRLVALALLACLAALLPMSTLANGGQVRIDRQRVGPYDLTVTSSPSPLRVGLVDISVLLQRPETDEFVLDARLLVTAEPLDGGETIEQPATQDQATEPNYYAAEFEIPSEGTWRFTVLVDGPDGQGQASFEADVAGESIFQRAGWVIWVIAGILGAVVLWWLFAARGDDEDEDEVLG; this comes from the coding sequence ATGATCAACCGGCGACTGGTGGCACTGGCGCTGCTGGCGTGCCTTGCAGCGCTCCTCCCGATGTCCACGCTGGCGAACGGGGGCCAGGTCCGCATCGACCGGCAACGGGTCGGCCCCTATGACCTGACCGTGACCTCGAGCCCATCGCCACTGCGGGTCGGGCTGGTGGACATCAGCGTGCTCCTCCAGCGGCCGGAGACCGACGAGTTCGTGCTCGATGCGCGCCTCCTGGTCACGGCGGAACCGCTCGACGGCGGCGAAACCATCGAACAACCGGCGACGCAAGATCAGGCGACCGAACCGAACTACTACGCCGCCGAGTTCGAGATCCCCAGCGAGGGCACCTGGCGCTTCACCGTGCTCGTCGACGGGCCCGACGGGCAGGGGCAGGCCAGCTTCGAGGCGGACGTCGCGGGAGAGAGCATCTTCCAGCGGGCCGGCTGGGTCATCTGGGTCATCGCTGGCATCCTCGGCGCCGTCGTCCTCTGGTGGCTCTTCGCAGCTCGCGGTGATGACGAGGACGAGGACGAGGTCCTTGGCTAG
- a CDS encoding SCO family protein, which yields MRRWIILTVAALVLVGGATAGAFAAGWLPFGGGSLHGSAIDPPLPIVDAPLIGADGSEVRLADFRGKVVVLYFGYTYCPDVCPTTLANVARALKELGKRAEDVQVVMITVDPDRDTPEITQEYVSRFDPSFVGLGGDVERIREVATGMGVYFEKQERGSAGGYLVDHTATVLVLDRNGDLRLMLPYGLTGEQIANDLRWALKQ from the coding sequence GTGAGACGCTGGATCATCCTGACCGTTGCCGCGCTGGTGCTGGTGGGAGGTGCCACGGCCGGCGCGTTCGCGGCCGGCTGGCTCCCCTTCGGTGGGGGCAGCCTGCACGGATCGGCGATCGACCCGCCGCTGCCGATCGTCGACGCGCCCCTGATCGGCGCCGATGGGAGCGAGGTGCGGCTCGCCGACTTCCGCGGCAAGGTCGTGGTCCTCTACTTCGGCTACACCTACTGCCCCGATGTCTGCCCGACCACGCTCGCCAACGTGGCCCGCGCTCTGAAGGAACTCGGCAAGCGCGCCGAGGACGTGCAGGTCGTGATGATCACGGTCGATCCCGACCGCGACACGCCGGAGATCACCCAGGAGTACGTCAGCCGCTTCGACCCATCCTTCGTCGGGCTCGGCGGGGACGTCGAGCGCATCCGCGAGGTGGCGACCGGCATGGGCGTCTACTTCGAGAAGCAGGAGCGCGGCAGCGCGGGCGGCTATCTGGTGGACCACACCGCCACGGTGCTCGTCCTCGACCGCAACGGCGACCTCCGCCTGATGCTCCCGTACGGCTTGACCGGGGAGCAAATTGCGAACGATTTGCGTTGGGCGCTGAAGCAATGA
- a CDS encoding SCO family protein, which produces MKRTTILYGSILAVTVVIVALASLRPIRVLPRIAPAPGFALTDQDGNRLTSDDLRGSIVLFDFTYLSCQEPCNRTTATMREVQEQLAAEPEDDPPVRLVTISFDPERDSVEALKAAAEAAGADPTRWTFATGDPDLMKLIVGRGFNVFYEQKPDGSFRFDPTLVLVDGWGVVRAEYRVGPPRAEHIVNDIRIVANEARKSRGPARLAYEATHLFVCRTR; this is translated from the coding sequence ATGAAGCGGACGACCATTCTCTACGGATCTATCCTGGCGGTGACGGTGGTGATCGTCGCCCTGGCGTCGTTGCGCCCGATCCGCGTGCTCCCGCGTATCGCGCCGGCGCCGGGTTTCGCCCTGACCGATCAGGACGGCAACCGGCTCACCAGCGATGACCTGCGCGGGTCGATCGTCCTCTTCGACTTCACCTACCTGTCGTGCCAGGAGCCGTGCAACCGCACCACCGCCACCATGCGCGAGGTCCAGGAACAGCTCGCTGCCGAACCGGAGGATGACCCACCGGTCCGCCTCGTGACCATCTCCTTCGACCCGGAGCGCGATTCGGTCGAGGCGCTCAAGGCAGCCGCTGAAGCTGCGGGTGCCGATCCGACTCGCTGGACCTTCGCCACGGGCGACCCGGACCTGATGAAGTTGATCGTCGGGCGCGGGTTCAATGTGTTCTACGAGCAGAAACCCGATGGCTCCTTCCGCTTCGACCCGACGCTGGTGCTTGTCGACGGCTGGGGCGTGGTGCGCGCCGAGTACCGGGTCGGCCCGCCGCGCGCAGAGCACATCGTGAACGATATTCGCATCGTCGCCAACGAGGCCCGCAAGAGTCGCGGCCCGGCCCGCCTGGCCTACGAGGCGACCCATCTATTCGTCTGCCGGACGAGGTGA
- a CDS encoding phosphotransferase family protein — translation MSEQVVAAVVEAVRRRHPDAVQVEARAVEPQAEGGSGSLLAVEVTWLAGGEQQAAWFAAKPDEAGAERRILAALAETNVSVPRLVEGDPDSPVLIMEHLPGRPADEVLRAAGMRWEVSALAFTVARALAEIHALQWTQVAPWLAAPEALPEDVVDDQVQARWERWEERIAALPAGARSPFSAALAWLDLRRPVEVSVCLCHGDFRLANVLLVDDEVSGIVGWSAARVADASEDVATLAVDLGGLGLPVDTAELFMQALLGFYLQESPRYLMNLPFSTVALLLDRALDAVEAGDPSAPDALAAMQRAMAGGGQVPWRT, via the coding sequence GTGTCGGAGCAGGTCGTGGCCGCAGTGGTGGAGGCGGTGCGGCGTCGGCATCCGGACGCGGTGCAGGTCGAGGCGCGCGCCGTTGAGCCGCAGGCCGAGGGTGGGTCCGGGTCGCTGCTGGCGGTCGAAGTGACCTGGCTGGCGGGCGGGGAACAGCAGGCAGCGTGGTTCGCCGCCAAGCCGGACGAGGCCGGGGCAGAGCGACGGATCCTCGCAGCGCTGGCCGAGACGAACGTGTCCGTGCCGCGTCTGGTCGAGGGTGATCCCGACTCACCGGTCCTCATCATGGAGCACCTGCCAGGCCGCCCGGCTGACGAGGTGCTGCGGGCCGCGGGGATGCGTTGGGAGGTGAGTGCGCTCGCCTTCACCGTGGCGCGGGCGCTGGCGGAGATCCATGCCCTGCAGTGGACGCAGGTAGCCCCGTGGCTGGCCGCCCCCGAGGCGTTGCCGGAGGACGTGGTGGACGACCAGGTCCAGGCTCGCTGGGAGCGATGGGAGGAGCGCATCGCGGCCCTCCCTGCTGGTGCGCGCTCGCCGTTCTCAGCGGCGCTCGCGTGGCTTGACCTCCGCCGCCCGGTGGAAGTATCAGTGTGCCTGTGCCATGGCGATTTCCGGCTGGCGAATGTGCTGCTCGTCGATGACGAGGTCAGCGGCATTGTCGGATGGAGCGCGGCGCGGGTGGCCGACGCGTCCGAAGACGTCGCTACGCTGGCGGTCGACCTTGGCGGGCTGGGTCTGCCGGTGGACACGGCTGAGTTGTTCATGCAGGCGCTGCTCGGGTTCTACCTCCAGGAGTCGCCGCGCTATCTGATGAATCTGCCGTTCTCGACGGTCGCCCTGCTCCTGGACCGTGCCCTGGACGCGGTCGAAGCGGGGGATCCATCCGCGCCGGACGCTCTGGCAGCGATGCAGCGGGCGATGGCTGGTGGTGGCCAGGTACCGTGGCGAACGTGA
- a CDS encoding 4Fe-4S binding protein, protein MATLTRTAARPRFDLLRVPVLGRFLRWRHARTAVQVPMLLLSLAILYDGFFGPTLAPKNLAGVLPWVHWRGFVVLALLVAGNLFCFACPFMLPRRLAKRLLPASRAWPSWLPGKWLAVGVLVVFFWAYEAFSLWSSPLLTAWVALTYFVAAFVIDGFFKGAAFCKHVCPIGQFHFVNAMASPLEVSVRDPNTCATCTTKDCISGRTGPDGRITQNGCELWLFQQRKVGNIDCTFCLDCVQACPYDNVGVLRRHPSREFRLDVQRSGVGRPAQRTDLAALVLVLVFGAFLNAFGMVEPVYRLEAWMAGLFGLTSRPALLALMFGLFLGIVPLLLLAGAALATRRLTGDRGSLVGTAVRFSYALVPLGFGMWLAHYGFHFLVGALTIVPVTQSFMADMGLPILGTPRWDLAALVPVEWTDPIEAAFLIGGLLGSLWAVRRVAGDHYRGRRQTRAAALPWVVLCFLLSALGLWLMSLPMEMRGTMLAG, encoded by the coding sequence ATGGCTACGCTGACACGAACCGCAGCACGACCCCGCTTCGATCTGCTCCGGGTGCCGGTGCTGGGGCGCTTCCTGCGCTGGCGGCACGCTCGAACGGCCGTGCAGGTGCCGATGCTCCTGCTCAGCCTGGCGATCCTGTACGACGGCTTTTTCGGCCCCACGCTGGCGCCGAAGAACCTGGCGGGGGTCCTGCCCTGGGTCCACTGGCGGGGATTCGTCGTCCTCGCCCTGCTGGTCGCGGGCAACCTCTTCTGCTTTGCCTGCCCCTTCATGCTCCCGCGCCGGCTGGCGAAGCGGCTGCTCCCCGCGAGCCGCGCCTGGCCGAGCTGGTTGCCCGGCAAGTGGCTCGCGGTCGGCGTCCTCGTCGTCTTCTTCTGGGCCTATGAGGCGTTCTCGCTCTGGAGCAGCCCGCTCCTGACCGCCTGGGTCGCGCTGACCTACTTCGTCGCCGCCTTCGTGATCGACGGGTTCTTCAAAGGCGCCGCCTTCTGCAAGCACGTCTGCCCGATCGGGCAGTTCCACTTCGTCAACGCCATGGCCTCACCGCTCGAGGTGAGCGTCCGTGACCCGAATACCTGCGCCACCTGCACCACCAAGGACTGCATCAGCGGTCGCACCGGACCGGATGGGCGGATCACGCAGAATGGCTGTGAGCTCTGGCTGTTCCAGCAGCGCAAGGTCGGGAACATCGACTGCACCTTCTGCCTCGACTGCGTGCAGGCCTGCCCATACGACAACGTCGGCGTCCTCCGCCGCCACCCGAGCCGCGAGTTCCGGCTCGACGTGCAGCGCTCCGGCGTCGGCCGACCCGCGCAGCGGACCGACCTCGCCGCGCTGGTGCTGGTGCTGGTCTTCGGCGCCTTCCTCAACGCCTTCGGCATGGTCGAGCCGGTCTACCGCCTCGAGGCGTGGATGGCGGGCCTGTTCGGGCTCACGTCCCGCCCGGCACTCCTCGCCCTGATGTTCGGGCTCTTCCTCGGCATCGTGCCGCTGCTCCTCCTGGCCGGAGCAGCGCTCGCGACGCGCCGGCTCACCGGGGATCGCGGCTCGCTCGTCGGGACGGCCGTGCGCTTCAGCTACGCGCTGGTCCCGCTCGGCTTCGGCATGTGGCTGGCCCACTACGGCTTCCACTTCCTCGTCGGCGCGCTGACGATTGTCCCGGTGACGCAGAGCTTCATGGCTGACATGGGCCTGCCGATCCTCGGCACGCCCCGCTGGGACCTGGCGGCGCTGGTGCCCGTCGAGTGGACCGACCCGATCGAGGCGGCCTTCCTCATCGGTGGACTGCTCGGTTCCCTTTGGGCCGTGCGCCGCGTGGCCGGCGACCACTACCGCGGCCGCCGCCAGACCCGCGCAGCCGCACTCCCGTGGGTGGTCCTCTGCTTCCTCCTCTCCGCGCTCGGGCTGTGGCTGATGTCGCTCCCGATGGAGATGCGCGGTACCATGCTGGCCGGCTGA
- a CDS encoding response regulator: MSQISLLLVDDHALFREGLASLLSYQPDFTVVGEAASGEEAVERARELVPDVVLMDIDLPGIDGIEATRRIKRQLPEVRVVMLTVYDDHERLFQSIKAGAQGYLIKNIRSAELLDQLRGLARGEAAISRRMAARILEEFARLERQAEILEPDGGLSPREVEVLELVALRLSNKEIAARLSISEHTVKNHLKNILAKLQLSSRRQAAAYAVAHGLIPPPKARDE; this comes from the coding sequence GTGTCGCAGATCTCGCTGCTGCTGGTTGACGACCATGCCCTTTTCCGTGAGGGGCTGGCCAGCTTGCTTTCGTACCAGCCGGACTTCACCGTCGTCGGCGAGGCGGCGAGCGGCGAGGAGGCCGTCGAGCGCGCGCGGGAACTGGTGCCCGACGTCGTGCTGATGGATATCGACCTCCCCGGCATCGACGGCATCGAGGCAACGCGCCGGATCAAGCGCCAGTTGCCCGAGGTGCGCGTTGTGATGCTCACCGTCTACGACGACCACGAACGGCTCTTCCAGTCGATCAAGGCCGGGGCCCAGGGGTACCTGATCAAGAACATCCGCTCCGCTGAGCTCCTGGATCAGCTCCGCGGGCTGGCGCGCGGGGAAGCGGCGATCAGCCGCCGCATGGCCGCGCGCATCCTGGAGGAGTTCGCCCGCCTGGAGCGCCAGGCGGAGATCCTCGAGCCGGACGGCGGGCTCTCCCCGCGCGAGGTCGAGGTGCTGGAGCTGGTCGCGCTGCGGCTGTCGAACAAGGAGATCGCCGCGCGCCTCTCGATCAGCGAGCACACGGTCAAGAACCACCTGAAGAACATCCTCGCCAAGCTGCAGCTCTCCAGCCGTCGCCAGGCAGCGGCCTACGCTGTGGCACACGGTCTGATCCCCCCGCCGAAGGCCAGAGATGAGTAG
- a CDS encoding IclR family transcriptional regulator, translating into MDNVNVSGVPANQRQDGILVTLQRGLRLLEAVAEGNGEATAKSLSYRLGIKLGTCYHLLRTMESENYIVRLPGGRFGLGSRVAFLQDSLRSMLAPSPELLNILARLREEVDETTYLTGWYGDDIVLQRYLEGSRALHVRSLEIGYRGYAHARASGKAILAFLPESQVRDYFAWRGLPRRTAATITTLDTLLDHLRMTARRGWAVDHEEFSEGVVCIASPFFDRSAFPVGSYTVAIPAVRYAESGKALVRAVVGAAREASRLLGCPESHPPPSPLFAAEADTASAPRDGSRAGSGRRSATAAVPRRNRRS; encoded by the coding sequence ATGGACAACGTGAACGTCAGCGGCGTACCTGCGAATCAGCGGCAGGATGGGATACTCGTTACCCTCCAGCGGGGACTGCGCCTGTTGGAAGCCGTCGCCGAGGGCAACGGTGAGGCGACCGCCAAGTCCCTCAGCTATCGCCTCGGGATCAAGCTGGGCACCTGCTACCACCTGCTCCGGACGATGGAGTCGGAGAACTACATCGTGCGGCTCCCGGGTGGCCGGTTCGGTCTCGGGAGCCGCGTGGCGTTCCTGCAGGACAGCCTGCGGAGCATGCTGGCGCCGTCCCCCGAGCTGTTGAACATCCTGGCACGACTGCGGGAGGAGGTGGACGAGACCACCTACCTCACCGGCTGGTACGGTGACGACATCGTCCTCCAGCGCTACCTGGAAGGCTCGCGCGCGCTCCACGTCCGGAGCCTGGAGATCGGCTACCGGGGCTATGCTCACGCGCGCGCCTCCGGGAAAGCGATCCTGGCCTTCCTACCCGAGAGCCAGGTGCGCGACTACTTCGCCTGGCGCGGGCTGCCCCGGCGAACAGCGGCGACCATCACCACGCTCGATACCCTGCTTGACCACCTGCGCATGACAGCCCGGCGCGGCTGGGCGGTCGATCACGAGGAGTTCTCCGAAGGGGTCGTCTGCATCGCGTCGCCGTTCTTCGACCGAAGCGCATTCCCCGTCGGCTCGTACACCGTTGCGATCCCGGCGGTGCGTTATGCCGAGTCGGGCAAGGCTCTCGTGCGGGCGGTGGTCGGTGCCGCCCGTGAGGCATCACGCCTCCTGGGATGCCCCGAGTCGCACCCGCCGCCCTCGCCGTTGTTCGCTGCCGAGGCGGACACAGCCTCGGCGCCGCGCGATGGATCGCGGGCGGGCAGCGGGCGACGGAGTGCGACTGCGGCTGTTCCGAGACGCAATCGTCGATCGTGA
- a CDS encoding GAF domain-containing sensor histidine kinase, with protein sequence MARSNTGERQGGAATARGDGPVPLEPTPPFARRLRLLKWITVVVPGVFIFVLESTRHQVVEPFLREHGATGRLPAIPLDIGNLIVGLLAFGLAFGFSHLVFGVIEHMQRRLLRRNAELAALNAVAASAGASLRVGDIVAQAEETLQRLFPADSVRIDLTEPVVAGTGDVPDDGTSLAAGEMRVPLQARGHRHGTLRLTRSRGEFSRADQRLLRAIGDTLGMAIENARLHQQVHEAAVVEERGRIAREMHDGVAQMLAYVLVKLGTVDGLLAAGAADTARAEIETMRQAAESAYTDVREQILGLRLVTDGAPGLAAWLRTYLDDFAEQTDLDVTLEIDDLPPGALPRASELQVIRIAQEALSNVRKHADARSVRVRCTVEEGDLILTVADDGRGFDPSSANRQGHHFGLLTMRERAESLGGTLQIESQPGSGTRITLRAPLPTTGVSHRVADLAAAG encoded by the coding sequence ATGGCACGCAGCAACACGGGTGAGCGACAGGGCGGAGCGGCAACAGCCCGCGGCGACGGGCCGGTGCCGCTGGAGCCCACACCGCCGTTCGCCCGCAGGCTGCGGCTGCTGAAGTGGATCACCGTCGTCGTCCCTGGCGTCTTCATCTTCGTCTTGGAAAGCACGCGGCACCAGGTGGTCGAGCCGTTCCTGCGGGAGCACGGCGCGACCGGACGGTTGCCGGCAATCCCGCTCGACATCGGAAACCTGATTGTCGGATTGCTGGCCTTCGGGCTCGCGTTCGGCTTCAGCCACCTCGTCTTCGGGGTGATCGAGCACATGCAACGCCGGCTGCTGCGCCGCAACGCGGAGCTGGCGGCGCTCAACGCCGTGGCTGCGTCCGCCGGGGCGTCGCTCCGGGTCGGGGACATCGTCGCCCAGGCGGAGGAGACTCTCCAGCGGCTCTTCCCGGCAGATTCCGTCCGCATCGACCTGACGGAGCCGGTCGTCGCCGGCACTGGGGATGTGCCGGATGACGGGACGAGCCTGGCAGCGGGGGAGATGCGCGTGCCGCTCCAGGCCCGCGGCCACCGCCACGGGACGCTGCGGCTGACGCGCTCCCGGGGCGAGTTCTCCAGGGCAGATCAGCGCCTGCTGCGGGCCATCGGCGACACGCTGGGGATGGCGATCGAGAACGCGCGCCTCCACCAGCAGGTGCACGAGGCGGCAGTCGTCGAGGAGCGCGGCCGGATCGCGCGGGAGATGCACGACGGCGTGGCGCAGATGCTCGCCTACGTCCTGGTCAAGCTGGGCACGGTCGATGGCCTGCTCGCCGCGGGTGCGGCGGACACCGCCCGCGCGGAGATCGAGACGATGCGCCAGGCGGCCGAGAGCGCCTACACCGATGTGCGGGAGCAGATCCTGGGGCTGCGGCTGGTAACCGACGGCGCGCCCGGCCTGGCGGCCTGGCTGCGCACGTACCTCGACGACTTCGCCGAGCAGACCGACCTGGATGTCACGCTCGAGATCGACGACCTGCCGCCCGGGGCGCTGCCTCGCGCCTCCGAGTTGCAGGTCATTCGTATCGCGCAGGAGGCGCTGAGCAACGTGCGCAAGCACGCCGACGCGCGCAGCGTCCGCGTTCGCTGCACCGTCGAGGAGGGAGACCTGATCCTCACCGTGGCCGACGACGGGCGGGGCTTCGATCCGTCATCGGCCAACCGTCAGGGCCACCACTTCGGCCTGCTCACCATGCGGGAGCGTGCGGAGAGCCTGGGTGGCACGCTCCAGATCGAAAGCCAGCCCGGGAGCGGGACGCGGATCACACTCCGCGCGCCGCTCCCGACGACAGGGGTGTCTCATCGTGTCGCAGATCTCGCTGCTGCTGGTTGA
- a CDS encoding FixH family protein → MRQFSRGLVLLAVVAVLTVGVACGRSASSEAPSNYQVTLAVEPSPAAVGPATVTVTIRDQDNAPVTGATVEVEGNMSHAGMKPVFADAHHQGDGQYVTEGFEFTMGGDWILTARVTLADGTSFEHSEDLPGVHGDDKHNGDHGDHDDHEDAGH, encoded by the coding sequence ATGAGGCAGTTCAGCCGCGGGCTGGTCCTGCTCGCGGTTGTGGCGGTCCTGACGGTCGGCGTGGCCTGCGGGCGCAGCGCCTCGTCAGAGGCGCCCTCGAACTACCAGGTAACGCTCGCAGTCGAACCGTCACCCGCCGCCGTGGGCCCGGCGACCGTGACCGTGACGATCCGTGATCAGGACAACGCGCCGGTGACGGGCGCCACGGTGGAGGTCGAGGGGAACATGAGCCACGCCGGAATGAAGCCCGTCTTCGCCGACGCGCACCACCAGGGTGACGGCCAGTACGTGACCGAGGGGTTCGAGTTCACCATGGGCGGCGATTGGATCCTCACCGCCCGCGTGACGCTCGCCGACGGCACCTCCTTCGAGCACAGCGAGGATCTCCCCGGCGTCCACGGGGATGACAAGCACAACGGGGACCACGGCGACCACGACGACCACGAGGACGCGGGGCATTGA
- a CDS encoding glycosyltransferase, whose protein sequence is MRILFLTPYLPDPPDFGGAARMFHLIQEVAARHEVVVLSLAGPGETPPGCLPARIVPVPVPLTARQPPGGRKRLGQVRSLLSRRSFQHALYHHPAMQRTLDRLTRDERFDLIQIEFSQMGGYRVPPGVPVVLDVHNVEYDVLRQAAVQGSLPRRIFNQIEYRKFRREEVAAWQRATACVATSAADAAVVRAATGREVAVVPNGVDLDRFPRFPLDQADPTALVFVGAMRYRPNADAARWFVEHVFPRVRAALPTATFTIVGADPPPDVLALGTVPGVYVTGTVPDVRPWVERAGTVVVPLRAGGGTRLKILEAFAMGRPVVSTRLGAAGIDAKDGEHLLLADTPDAIAAAITRLAADATLRQALADRAYALVRERYQWRAIAAELDAVYARLCTKG, encoded by the coding sequence ATGCGCATCCTCTTCCTGACACCATACCTGCCCGACCCGCCCGACTTCGGCGGCGCGGCGCGGATGTTCCACCTGATCCAGGAGGTAGCCGCGCGCCACGAGGTGGTGGTCCTCAGCCTCGCCGGCCCCGGCGAGACGCCGCCCGGTTGTCTCCCGGCGCGGATCGTGCCGGTGCCGGTGCCGCTGACCGCTCGCCAGCCGCCGGGCGGGCGCAAACGCCTGGGGCAGGTCCGCTCGCTCCTCTCCCGCCGCTCGTTCCAGCACGCCCTCTACCATCATCCGGCGATGCAGCGCACCCTCGATCGGCTGACGCGCGATGAGCGGTTCGACCTGATCCAGATCGAGTTCTCGCAGATGGGCGGCTACCGGGTGCCGCCTGGTGTGCCGGTCGTGCTCGACGTCCATAACGTGGAGTACGACGTGCTGCGGCAGGCCGCCGTGCAGGGATCCCTGCCACGCCGGATCTTCAATCAGATCGAGTACCGCAAGTTCCGCCGCGAAGAGGTCGCTGCCTGGCAACGCGCCACGGCCTGCGTCGCCACGTCGGCCGCCGATGCCGCCGTGGTGCGGGCCGCCACCGGCCGTGAGGTGGCAGTCGTCCCCAACGGTGTCGACCTCGACCGCTTCCCTCGCTTCCCGCTCGACCAGGCCGACCCGACCGCGCTCGTCTTCGTCGGCGCAATGCGCTACCGGCCGAACGCCGACGCAGCCCGCTGGTTCGTCGAGCACGTCTTCCCGCGCGTCCGCGCTGCGCTGCCGACCGCGACCTTCACCATCGTCGGCGCCGACCCGCCGCCCGACGTCCTGGCGCTCGGCACTGTGCCCGGCGTCTACGTCACCGGCACGGTTCCCGACGTCCGTCCCTGGGTCGAACGCGCCGGGACGGTCGTCGTCCCGCTGCGGGCCGGGGGCGGGACCCGGCTGAAGATCCTGGAAGCCTTCGCCATGGGCCGCCCGGTCGTCTCCACCCGCCTCGGCGCCGCCGGGATCGACGCCAAGGACGGCGAGCACCTCCTGCTGGCCGACACACCGGACGCCATCGCCGCCGCCATCACCCGCCTCGCGGCCGACGCGACCCTCCGGCAGGCCCTGGCCGACCGTGCCTACGCCCTCGTGCGCGAGCGCTACCAGTGGCGCGCCATCGCGGCCGAACTGGATGCGGTGTACGCCCGCCTCTGCACGAAAGGGTGA
- a CDS encoding DUF3267 domain-containing protein: protein MTSEGSSPDRKERSPIPPIWFSIGDPPRREPPVVPGYRLAVWEQVPLVRANVLGCLSLPVWFIFFSWIAAMVSRRSEYTIVFTLPSFVVGLLLVVVGVPLVHEAVHGIVALLLGARPSFGVGAGFAYTTFRESVGRSGYAAVALAPLIVISFAGIAAVAVWPEHTELILFVVVVNAAGAIGDLWMTWRLRDVPPNARLYDLADGFAALVPEEAPSQVGAEA from the coding sequence ATGACGAGCGAAGGATCGAGCCCCGACCGCAAAGAGCGCTCCCCAATTCCGCCCATCTGGTTCTCCATCGGAGACCCGCCACGCCGCGAGCCGCCGGTGGTGCCGGGCTACCGGCTGGCGGTGTGGGAACAAGTACCGCTGGTCCGCGCGAACGTGCTCGGCTGCCTTTCACTGCCGGTGTGGTTCATCTTCTTCTCGTGGATCGCCGCAATGGTCAGCAGGCGATCCGAGTACACGATCGTCTTCACCCTCCCGTCCTTCGTGGTGGGACTGCTCCTGGTGGTAGTAGGAGTGCCGTTGGTGCACGAAGCCGTGCACGGCATCGTGGCGCTCCTCCTTGGTGCACGCCCGAGCTTCGGGGTCGGTGCCGGGTTCGCCTACACGACCTTTCGCGAATCGGTCGGGCGTTCGGGCTATGCCGCGGTCGCTTTGGCTCCGCTCATCGTCATCTCGTTCGCGGGGATCGCCGCCGTAGCCGTGTGGCCGGAGCATACCGAGTTGATTCTGTTCGTCGTGGTCGTGAACGCCGCGGGGGCGATCGGGGACCTCTGGATGACCTGGCGCCTGCGCGACGTCCCGCCCAATGCGCGCCTCTACGACCTCGCGGACGGGTTTGCCGCACTGGTGCCCGAGGAAGCGCCGTCTCAGGTCGGCGCTGAAGCCTGA
- a CDS encoding copper chaperone PCu(A)C, producing MTTEKEWMVTHGKGWWPRARRAPGLVLLIVLALVALTACGGSEEAEAGGLRLDEPWARPGLASPGQSTMSHDETDEATDDNSAHGGHGGGTSAIFLTISNPGNEDDRLVAATTDVAEVVEIHRSTIDASGVMRMGPIDGVTIPAGGKAELKPGAEHIMLIGLTRDLEVGDRFSATLQFERAGEMTIEVEVREP from the coding sequence GTGACGACTGAGAAGGAGTGGATGGTGACGCACGGGAAGGGCTGGTGGCCACGAGCGCGACGGGCTCCCGGCCTGGTCTTGCTGATCGTACTGGCCCTGGTGGCGTTGACAGCCTGCGGAGGGTCCGAAGAGGCCGAGGCCGGCGGGCTCCGGCTGGACGAGCCCTGGGCGCGGCCCGGCCTGGCATCTCCTGGCCAGTCAACGATGTCCCACGATGAGACGGACGAGGCTACCGACGACAACAGCGCCCACGGGGGTCATGGCGGCGGCACCAGCGCGATCTTCCTGACGATCAGCAACCCCGGCAACGAGGACGACCGCCTGGTGGCGGCGACCACCGACGTAGCCGAGGTGGTGGAGATCCACCGCAGCACTATCGACGCGAGCGGCGTCATGCGGATGGGGCCGATCGACGGGGTGACCATCCCCGCGGGCGGCAAAGCGGAGCTGAAGCCCGGCGCGGAGCACATCATGCTGATCGGTCTCACACGTGACCTGGAGGTGGGGGATCGTTTCTCGGCCACGCTGCAGTTCGAACGCGCCGGAGAGATGACGATCGAGGTGGAGGTACGAGAGCCATGA